The Aurantiacibacter arachoides genome window below encodes:
- the nuoE gene encoding NADH-quinone oxidoreductase subunit NuoE produces MAARHIAPDTPELRERWGNWSFNEATSAKADTAIKRYPEGRQKSAVMPLLDLAQRQVGAETNTQGWLPLPVMEYIARYLDMPVIRVLEVATFYTMYNLAPVGRFHVQVCGTTPCMLRGSDELLAACKARGMKKGHVSDDGLWSFTEVECMGNCATAPMVQINDDNYEDLTAERLDAVLDALAAGEQPKTGTQEPGRHTSEPAGGPTSLKEMVDANHDYRSEW; encoded by the coding sequence ATGGCTGCCCGTCACATCGCCCCCGACACCCCCGAACTGCGCGAGCGCTGGGGCAACTGGTCATTCAATGAGGCGACCAGCGCCAAGGCCGATACCGCGATCAAGCGCTATCCCGAGGGTCGTCAGAAGAGCGCGGTCATGCCGTTGCTCGATCTCGCCCAACGGCAGGTTGGTGCGGAAACCAACACGCAGGGCTGGCTGCCGCTGCCGGTGATGGAATACATCGCCCGTTACCTCGATATGCCGGTGATCCGCGTGCTCGAGGTCGCGACCTTCTACACCATGTACAACCTCGCCCCCGTCGGGCGCTTCCACGTGCAGGTCTGCGGCACCACGCCGTGCATGCTGCGCGGCTCGGACGAACTGCTGGCAGCGTGCAAGGCGCGGGGCATGAAGAAGGGCCACGTCTCGGACGACGGCCTGTGGTCGTTCACCGAGGTCGAGTGCATGGGCAACTGCGCCACCGCGCCGATGGTACAGATCAACGACGACAACTACGAAGACCTGACCGCCGAGCGCCTCGACGCCGTCCTCGACGCGCTGGCCGCGGGCGAGCAGCCCAAGACCGGCACGCAGGAACCCGGCCGCCACACCAGCGAACCCGCAGGTGGCCCGACGTCCCTCAAGGAAATGGTCGACGCCAACCACGACTACCGGAGCGAATGGTAA
- the nuoF gene encoding NADH-quinone oxidoreductase subunit NuoF has protein sequence MLADKDRIFTNVYGFQPWGLDAARQRGDWDDIKGLMAKAQDAIIEEIKASGLRGRGGAGFPTGMKWSFMPKESKDGRPSFLVINADESEPGSCKDREIIRHDPHKLIEGALIAGYAMRARAAYIYIRGEYIREAETLQAAIDEAYAAKLIGNNASGSGYDFDVFMHRGAGAYICGEETAMIESLEGKKGQPRLKPPFPAGAGLYGCPTTVNNVESIAVVPTILRRGASWFSGFGREGNKGTKLFQISGHVNTPCVVEEAMSIPFRELIEKHCGGIRGGWDNLLAVIPGGSSVPLVPAEQIIDAPMDFDGLKEVGSGLGTAGVIVMDKSTDIVRAISRLSYFYKHESCGQCTPCREGTGWMWRVMERLRVGESSSAEIDMLYQVTKQVEGHTICALGDAAAWPIQGLLKHFRPELERRIADREDTLREAAE, from the coding sequence ATGCTCGCCGATAAGGACCGCATCTTCACCAACGTCTACGGCTTCCAGCCCTGGGGCCTGGATGCGGCGCGCCAGCGGGGTGACTGGGACGATATCAAGGGCCTGATGGCAAAGGCGCAAGACGCCATCATCGAGGAGATCAAGGCCAGCGGGCTGCGCGGGCGCGGCGGGGCGGGCTTCCCGACCGGCATGAAGTGGTCCTTCATGCCCAAGGAGAGCAAGGACGGGCGGCCCAGCTTCCTCGTCATCAACGCCGACGAGTCCGAGCCTGGCAGCTGCAAGGACCGCGAGATCATCCGCCACGATCCGCACAAGCTGATCGAGGGCGCGTTGATCGCCGGCTACGCCATGCGGGCGCGGGCAGCCTATATCTACATCCGCGGCGAATACATCCGCGAGGCGGAGACGTTGCAGGCCGCCATCGACGAGGCCTATGCGGCCAAGCTGATCGGCAACAACGCCAGCGGCAGCGGCTACGATTTCGACGTGTTCATGCACCGCGGTGCCGGCGCCTACATCTGTGGTGAAGAAACCGCGATGATCGAGAGCCTGGAGGGCAAGAAGGGGCAGCCGCGCCTAAAGCCGCCGTTCCCCGCCGGCGCGGGCCTTTATGGCTGCCCGACCACGGTCAACAACGTCGAGAGCATCGCTGTCGTCCCCACGATCCTGCGACGCGGGGCGAGCTGGTTCAGCGGCTTCGGACGTGAGGGCAACAAGGGCACCAAGCTGTTCCAGATCAGCGGGCACGTGAACACGCCCTGCGTAGTGGAGGAGGCGATGAGCATCCCCTTCCGCGAACTGATCGAGAAGCACTGCGGCGGCATTCGCGGCGGTTGGGACAATCTGCTCGCCGTGATCCCCGGCGGTTCGTCCGTGCCGCTCGTGCCTGCCGAGCAGATCATCGACGCGCCGATGGACTTCGACGGCTTGAAGGAAGTGGGCAGCGGTCTCGGCACCGCGGGCGTTATCGTGATGGACAAGTCCACCGATATCGTGCGCGCCATCAGCCGGCTCAGCTACTTCTACAAGCACGAAAGCTGCGGGCAGTGCACCCCCTGCCGCGAAGGCACGGGCTGGATGTGGCGCGTGATGGAGCGGTTGCGCGTGGGCGAAAGTTCGAGCGCCGAGATCGACATGCTCTACCAGGTGACCAAGCAGGTCGAAGGGCACACCATCTGCGCGTTGGGCGATGCCGCGGCCTGGCCGATCCAGGGCCTGCTCAAGCATTTCCGCCCCGAACTGGAGCGGCGGATCGCAGACCGGGAAGATACACTGAGGGAGGCCGCCGAATGA
- the nuoG gene encoding NADH-quinone oxidoreductase subunit NuoG, which translates to MPKVTVDGQEIEVPDGATVLQACELAGKEIPRFCYHERLSIAGNCRMCLVEVKPGPPKPQASCALPATEGQEIRTDSQMVKIAREGVMEFLLINHPLDCPICDQGGECDLQDQSLMYGRGASRYHENKRAVTSKNMGPLIKTIMTRCIHCTRCVRFSEEVAGVDEIGALYRGEDMQITTYLEQAAKHELSANVIDLCPVGALTSGPYAYEARPWELKKTLGIDVSDAVGANIRIDSRGREVLRVLPRINDDVNEEWISDKARYQVDGLTRRRLDKVFVRGADGKLEASSWDAAFARIAGAAPGASIAAIAGDMVDCETMFAARALLRACGSNLIESRQTGMCYDCSNLAAVNFNSGFAGIEEADAILIVGSHVRWEAPLVNVRIRKAVKRGAKVFVVGPQWDTTYNTEFLGADVAVLNDLPGHVTEVFEKASRPAVIVGGAGLAAGAHGAALKLAQGFGAIGEGWNGFNVLHFSAARMGALMLGFAQKGGMADLFEAAPRVVLALGADEVDFTRFEGSLKVYIGHHGDKGAHAADIILPAAAFTEKPGTYVNTEGRVQMSDKAVFAPGDAREDWTILRALADALGVSVDFDSFAELRAAMVAEVPALGREGEIADYGTLPSDIDGSLESREIVYPIKDFYLTNPIARASLVMQRCSDELLHGDDLREAAE; encoded by the coding sequence ATGCCCAAGGTCACCGTAGACGGACAGGAAATCGAGGTGCCCGATGGCGCCACCGTGCTGCAGGCGTGCGAGCTTGCCGGCAAGGAAATCCCCCGTTTCTGCTATCACGAGCGTCTGTCCATCGCCGGCAACTGCCGGATGTGCCTGGTCGAGGTAAAGCCCGGACCGCCCAAGCCGCAGGCAAGCTGCGCGCTGCCGGCCACCGAAGGGCAGGAGATTCGCACCGACAGCCAGATGGTCAAGATCGCGCGCGAAGGCGTGATGGAATTCCTGCTCATCAACCACCCGCTCGATTGCCCGATCTGCGACCAGGGCGGCGAATGCGACCTGCAGGACCAGAGCCTAATGTACGGCCGCGGGGCGAGCCGCTATCACGAGAACAAGCGCGCGGTCACGTCCAAGAACATGGGCCCGTTGATCAAGACGATCATGACGCGCTGCATCCACTGCACCCGCTGCGTGCGCTTTTCCGAAGAAGTCGCCGGCGTTGACGAGATCGGCGCGCTCTATCGCGGCGAGGATATGCAGATCACCACCTATCTGGAACAGGCGGCGAAGCACGAGCTTTCAGCCAACGTGATCGACCTGTGCCCGGTCGGCGCGCTCACCAGCGGCCCTTATGCCTATGAGGCGCGGCCGTGGGAGCTGAAAAAGACCCTGGGCATCGACGTAAGCGACGCGGTCGGCGCGAACATTCGCATCGACAGCCGTGGGCGCGAAGTGCTGCGCGTGCTGCCGCGCATCAACGACGACGTGAACGAGGAGTGGATCTCCGACAAGGCGCGCTATCAGGTCGACGGCCTGACCCGTCGCCGCCTCGACAAGGTGTTCGTGCGCGGCGCCGACGGCAAGCTGGAGGCCTCGAGCTGGGATGCCGCCTTTGCCCGCATCGCCGGCGCCGCCCCCGGTGCCTCCATCGCCGCCATTGCGGGCGACATGGTCGATTGCGAAACGATGTTCGCCGCCAGGGCCCTGCTGCGCGCCTGCGGATCGAATTTAATCGAAAGCCGCCAGACGGGCATGTGCTACGACTGCTCCAACCTGGCGGCGGTCAATTTCAACTCCGGGTTCGCTGGCATCGAGGAGGCGGACGCCATCCTCATCGTTGGCAGCCACGTGCGCTGGGAAGCGCCGCTGGTGAACGTGCGCATCCGCAAGGCGGTAAAGCGCGGGGCCAAGGTCTTCGTGGTCGGGCCGCAGTGGGATACGACCTACAACACCGAGTTCCTGGGAGCCGACGTCGCCGTTCTGAACGACCTGCCGGGCCACGTGACCGAGGTGTTCGAAAAGGCGTCGAGGCCTGCAGTGATCGTCGGCGGGGCGGGGCTGGCCGCAGGTGCGCATGGCGCGGCGCTGAAGCTGGCGCAGGGCTTTGGCGCCATTGGCGAAGGCTGGAACGGCTTCAACGTCCTGCACTTCTCTGCTGCCCGCATGGGCGCATTGATGCTCGGCTTCGCGCAAAAGGGCGGCATGGCTGATCTTTTCGAGGCAGCGCCCAGGGTGGTGCTGGCGCTGGGCGCGGACGAGGTCGATTTCACCCGGTTCGAGGGCAGCCTCAAGGTCTACATCGGCCACCACGGTGACAAGGGCGCACACGCCGCCGACATCATCCTGCCTGCTGCCGCCTTTACCGAGAAGCCCGGCACCTACGTGAACACCGAAGGCCGTGTGCAGATGAGCGACAAGGCCGTCTTCGCGCCCGGCGACGCGCGCGAGGACTGGACGATCCTGCGCGCTCTTGCCGATGCGCTGGGCGTCTCGGTCGACTTCGACAGCTTTGCCGAGCTGCGCGCCGCGATGGTGGCCGAAGTTCCGGCGCTCGGCCGCGAGGGCGAGATCGCCGATTACGGCACATTGCCTTCGGACATCGATGGATCGCTGGAAAGCCGCGAGATCGTCTATCCGATCAAGGATTTCTACCTCACCAACCCCATCGCCCGCGCCAGCCTGGTGATGCAGCGCTGTTCGGACGAACTGTTGCACGGCGATGATCTGCGGGAGGCTGCGGAATGA
- the nuoH gene encoding NADH-quinone oxidoreductase subunit NuoH produces the protein MTEAFIGWGMDAGWAILVASVAGILLIALPLMLAVAMIIYMDRKVWAAINLRRGPNVVGPFGLLQSFADGLKVFLQETIIPSAANKGIFILAPIVTFTVALIAWAVIPFDAGVVLADINVGLLYILAISSLSVYGVTMAGWASNSKYPFFSAMRAAAQMISYEVSIGFILVCVVLYADSFNLSEIVMGQLGHGFGIVNGYVFNLLLFPMWVVFFISCLAETQRVPFDLTEAESELVAGYQTEYSSMSFALFWLGEYANILLMCSLNTLLFFGGWLPPLNIDLIPWFDIPGIVWFLLKTLFFFFMFSWVMATVPRYRYDQLMRLGWKVFLPMSLLFVVAISFWLMITRYGGAA, from the coding sequence ATGACCGAGGCCTTCATCGGATGGGGTATGGACGCGGGCTGGGCGATCCTCGTCGCCAGCGTGGCCGGTATCCTGCTCATCGCGCTGCCGCTGATGCTGGCGGTGGCCATGATCATCTACATGGACCGCAAAGTCTGGGCGGCAATAAACCTGCGGCGTGGCCCCAACGTGGTCGGCCCCTTCGGCCTGCTGCAGAGCTTCGCGGACGGGTTGAAGGTGTTCCTGCAGGAAACCATCATCCCCTCGGCGGCCAACAAGGGCATCTTCATCCTCGCGCCGATCGTCACCTTTACCGTGGCGCTGATCGCCTGGGCGGTGATCCCGTTCGACGCGGGAGTGGTGCTGGCGGATATCAACGTCGGCCTGCTCTACATCCTCGCGATCAGTTCGCTGAGCGTCTACGGCGTGACGATGGCGGGCTGGGCGAGTAACTCCAAGTATCCGTTCTTCTCCGCCATGCGCGCCGCCGCGCAGATGATCTCCTACGAGGTTTCGATCGGCTTCATCCTCGTTTGCGTGGTGCTTTACGCGGATTCGTTCAACCTGTCCGAGATCGTGATGGGCCAGCTTGGCCACGGGTTCGGCATCGTGAACGGGTATGTCTTCAACCTGCTGCTGTTCCCGATGTGGGTGGTATTCTTCATCTCGTGCCTGGCCGAAACGCAGCGCGTGCCGTTCGACCTGACCGAGGCCGAAAGCGAGCTGGTCGCCGGCTATCAGACCGAATATTCGTCCATGAGCTTCGCGCTGTTCTGGCTGGGCGAATATGCCAACATCCTGCTGATGTGCAGCCTCAATACGCTGCTGTTCTTCGGTGGCTGGCTGCCGCCGCTGAACATCGATCTCATCCCGTGGTTCGACATTCCCGGCATCGTCTGGTTCCTGCTCAAGACGCTGTTCTTCTTCTTCATGTTCAGCTGGGTGATGGCGACGGTGCCGCGCTATCGCTACGATCAGCTGATGCGCCTTGGCTGGAAGGTCTTCCTGCCGATGAGCCTGCTGTTCGTGGTCGCGATCTCGTTCTGGCTCATGATTACCCGATATGGAGGTGCGGCATGA
- the nuoI gene encoding NADH-quinone oxidoreductase subunit NuoI — protein MTVAQLVRSFTLWEFVKAHALTLKYFFKPKVTINYPFEKNPLSPRFRGEHALRRYPNGEERCIACKLCEAVCPAQAITIESEPRSDGSRRTTRYDIDMTKCIYCGFCQEACPVDAVVEGPNFEYATETREELLYDKAKLLANGDKWERAIAANLEADAPYR, from the coding sequence ATGACCGTCGCCCAACTCGTACGATCGTTCACCCTGTGGGAATTCGTGAAGGCGCACGCCCTTACGCTGAAGTATTTCTTCAAGCCCAAGGTGACGATCAACTACCCGTTCGAGAAGAATCCGCTCAGCCCGCGCTTTCGCGGTGAGCATGCGCTGCGCCGCTATCCCAACGGCGAGGAACGGTGCATTGCCTGCAAGCTTTGCGAGGCTGTGTGCCCCGCGCAGGCCATCACCATCGAGAGCGAGCCGCGTTCCGACGGCAGCCGCCGCACCACGCGCTACGACATCGACATGACCAAGTGCATCTACTGCGGTTTCTGCCAGGAAGCCTGCCCGGTCGATGCCGTGGTGGAGGGGCCGAACTTCGAATACGCGACCGAAACGCGCGAGGAACTGCTCTACGACAAGGCGAAACTGCTGGCCAACGGGGACAAGTGGGAGCGCGCCATCGCCGCGAACCTTGAAGCCGATGCGCCGTATCGTTAG
- a CDS encoding NADH-quinone oxidoreductase subunit J, which produces MQVFAFYLFAVLMIASAVLVVMARNPVHSVLWLILAFFNAAGLMVLVGAEFIAMLLVIVYVGAVAVLFLFVVMMLNIDFTTLRSGFMKNAPLGAAIALILLAELVFGIGAWRAGGLDLGQPLGDAAAAAGISNTKAIGALLYSRYLFLFETAGIILLVAMVGAIVLTHREQRASRGQQNISRQVNRRPQDATVMRQPTVGEGVDIGGGEP; this is translated from the coding sequence ATGCAAGTCTTCGCCTTCTATCTCTTCGCGGTCCTGATGATCGCCAGCGCGGTGCTCGTCGTCATGGCGCGCAATCCCGTGCATTCGGTGCTGTGGCTGATTCTCGCCTTCTTCAACGCCGCCGGCCTGATGGTGCTGGTGGGGGCCGAGTTCATCGCGATGCTGCTGGTTATTGTCTACGTCGGCGCCGTCGCCGTATTGTTCCTGTTCGTGGTGATGATGCTGAACATCGATTTCACCACGCTGCGTTCCGGCTTCATGAAAAACGCGCCGCTGGGCGCAGCCATCGCGCTGATCCTGCTGGCGGAACTGGTCTTCGGCATCGGTGCCTGGCGCGCCGGCGGGCTCGATCTTGGGCAGCCGCTGGGTGATGCCGCCGCCGCAGCGGGCATTTCCAACACCAAGGCCATCGGTGCGCTGCTCTATTCCCGCTACCTCTTCCTGTTCGAGACCGCGGGCATCATCCTGCTGGTGGCGATGGTCGGGGCCATCGTGCTGACCCACCGCGAACAGCGCGCGAGCCGGGGGCAGCAGAACATTTCCCGGCAGGTCAATCGCCGGCCGCAGGATGCGACTGTCATGCGTCAGCCGACCGTGGGCGAAGGCGTGGACATCGGGGGCGGCGAACCATGA
- the nuoK gene encoding NADH-quinone oxidoreductase subunit NuoK codes for MIGIEHYIVISSVLFVLGVLGIFMNRKNIIVVLMAIELILLAVNLNLVAFSAFLGDLTGQIFAMFVLTVAAGEAAIGLAILVIYFRSRGTIAVDDANRMKG; via the coding sequence ATGATCGGAATCGAACACTACATCGTCATCAGCTCGGTGCTGTTCGTGCTGGGCGTGCTCGGCATTTTCATGAACCGCAAGAACATCATCGTCGTCCTGATGGCGATCGAGTTGATCCTGCTGGCGGTGAACCTCAACCTCGTCGCCTTCAGTGCCTTCCTGGGCGACCTGACAGGGCAGATATTCGCCATGTTCGTGCTCACCGTCGCGGCGGGCGAGGCGGCCATCGGGCTCGCCATCCTCGTCATCTATTTCCGTTCGCGCGGCACGATCGCGGTGGACGATGCCAACCGGATGAAGGGCTAG
- the nuoL gene encoding NADH-quinone oxidoreductase subunit L, translating into MDWILVIVFAPLAAAVIAGLGGRLIGHTAAKVVTTGALFLACGLSWPIFLQYLGGGVEPTVVHVLDWVRSGDMTFDWALRVDTLTAIMLVVITTVSALVHLYSWGYMEEDPDQSRFFAYLSLFTFAMLMLVTANNLVQMFFGWEGVGLASYLLIGFWFRKPSANAAAIKAFVVNRVGDLGFMLGIFGTFLVFGTTSIPEILAAAPALQGASEIGFLGLRVDTLTVLCILLFIGAMGKSAQLGLHTWLPDAMEGPTPVSALIHAATMVTAGVFMVCRLSPMFEAAPAALAFVTIIGAATCFFAATIGTTQWDIKRVIAYSTCSQLGYMFFAAGVGAYGAAMFHLFTHAFFKALLFLGAGSVIHAMHHEQDMRYYGGLRKQIPVTFWAMLFGTLAITGVGVVHIGAIPTIGFAGFHSKDAILEAAYASAGAYSNVAFWMGTFAALLTSFYSWRLMFLTFWGKPRWIESEHIQHAVHHGHDDPDHHNPPRQEDAGHDVHHAVPHPAHGDGTGGYHPHESPVAMLIPLAVLSLGAIAAGFLFSHAFLDEAAFWNGAIAYNAALMHEMHEVPALVKYAATIVMALGLLGAIYAYLVQPKLPSQTAEQLGPIYTFVYRKWMFDELYHYLFVVPAFWLGRFFWKKGDEGTIDRFGPNGAAWVVERGSTFARRVQSGYLTSYALIMLLGLVAAITWVLF; encoded by the coding sequence TTGGACTGGATCCTCGTCATCGTATTCGCGCCGCTGGCCGCTGCTGTCATCGCAGGGCTCGGCGGGCGACTGATCGGCCACACTGCGGCCAAGGTCGTCACCACGGGAGCGCTGTTCCTGGCTTGCGGGCTGAGCTGGCCGATCTTCCTCCAGTATCTGGGCGGCGGGGTGGAGCCTACCGTGGTCCATGTTCTCGACTGGGTGCGCTCGGGCGACATGACTTTCGACTGGGCGTTGCGCGTCGATACGCTGACAGCGATCATGCTGGTGGTCATCACCACGGTTTCCGCACTCGTCCATCTCTACAGCTGGGGGTACATGGAGGAAGATCCGGACCAGAGCCGGTTCTTCGCCTACCTCTCGCTGTTTACCTTCGCCATGCTGATGCTGGTGACGGCCAACAACCTCGTCCAGATGTTCTTTGGATGGGAAGGCGTGGGCCTGGCGAGCTACCTGCTGATCGGCTTCTGGTTCCGCAAGCCCAGCGCCAACGCCGCCGCCATCAAGGCCTTCGTGGTCAACCGCGTGGGCGACCTCGGCTTCATGCTCGGCATCTTCGGCACCTTTCTGGTGTTCGGCACCACGAGCATTCCGGAAATCCTCGCCGCCGCGCCAGCCTTGCAGGGCGCAAGCGAGATCGGCTTCCTCGGCCTGCGCGTCGATACGCTGACTGTCCTGTGCATCTTGTTGTTCATTGGCGCCATGGGCAAGTCCGCCCAGCTCGGCCTGCATACCTGGCTGCCCGATGCGATGGAGGGGCCGACGCCCGTTTCCGCGCTGATCCACGCCGCCACGATGGTGACTGCGGGCGTGTTCATGGTCTGCCGCCTGTCGCCCATGTTCGAGGCCGCGCCGGCCGCGCTCGCGTTCGTGACCATCATCGGCGCCGCCACCTGCTTCTTTGCCGCGACGATCGGCACCACGCAGTGGGACATCAAGCGGGTGATCGCCTATTCGACCTGCTCGCAACTCGGCTACATGTTCTTCGCGGCGGGCGTCGGTGCCTATGGCGCGGCGATGTTCCACCTGTTCACCCACGCCTTCTTCAAGGCGCTGCTGTTCCTTGGTGCGGGCTCGGTCATCCACGCCATGCATCACGAACAGGATATGCGCTATTACGGCGGGCTGCGGAAGCAGATCCCGGTCACGTTCTGGGCGATGCTGTTCGGCACGCTGGCGATTACCGGGGTGGGTGTGGTTCACATCGGCGCGATCCCGACCATCGGCTTTGCCGGTTTCCATTCGAAGGACGCGATCCTGGAAGCCGCCTATGCCTCGGCCGGTGCCTACTCCAACGTGGCGTTCTGGATGGGTACCTTTGCGGCGCTGCTGACCAGCTTCTATAGCTGGCGTCTGATGTTCCTGACCTTCTGGGGCAAGCCGCGCTGGATCGAGAGCGAACACATCCAGCACGCCGTGCATCACGGCCACGACGACCCGGATCATCACAACCCGCCGCGCCAGGAAGATGCCGGCCATGACGTGCATCATGCCGTGCCGCATCCCGCGCACGGCGACGGAACCGGCGGTTATCACCCGCACGAAAGCCCGGTTGCCATGCTGATCCCGCTCGCGGTGCTGAGCCTTGGCGCCATCGCCGCAGGCTTCCTGTTCAGCCACGCCTTCCTGGACGAAGCAGCCTTCTGGAACGGCGCGATCGCCTACAACGCCGCGCTGATGCACGAGATGCACGAGGTTCCGGCGCTGGTGAAATACGCCGCAACGATCGTTATGGCGCTCGGTCTGCTCGGCGCGATCTACGCCTACCTCGTTCAGCCGAAGCTGCCTTCGCAAACCGCCGAGCAGTTGGGGCCGATCTACACCTTCGTCTATCGCAAGTGGATGTTCGACGAATTGTATCACTATCTTTTCGTGGTCCCCGCCTTCTGGCTCGGCCGCTTCTTCTGGAAAAAGGGTGACGAGGGCACCATCGACCGTTTCGGCCCCAACGGCGCAGCCTGGGTGGTTGAGCGCGGCTCGACGTTCGCGCGCCGGGTGCAGTCGGGTTACCTCACCAGTTACGCGCTGATCATGCTGCTCGGCCTGGTCGCTGCCATCACGTGGGTGCTGTTCTGA
- a CDS encoding NADH-quinone oxidoreductase subunit M, whose product MGGFPILSIMLLVPLVGAVACLFVNAGTARMVALVATLIDLALGILLWASYDIGGAQWQFTESADLFAGFSYALGIDGIALMLIMLSVFLMPVCIGASWQAIQKRVGEYMAAFLLMEVLMIGTFAAQDIFLFYILFEAGLIPMYLIIGIWGGDNRIYAAYKFFLYTLIGSVLMLVAMLWMVNEAGTSSIPALMVYDFDPGAQTWLWLAFFASFAVKVPMWPVHTWLPDAHVQAPTAGSVILAGVLLKLGGYGFIRFSLPMFPEASAQFAWLMWGLAMAAVVITSLIALVQHDMKKLIAYSSVAHMAIVIIGLFAFNVQGLEGGMIIMLSHGLVSGALFLCVGVIYDRLHTREISRYGGLAINMPKYAVLFLLFTMASIGLPGTSGFVGEFLSLAGIYQANSWAAFVATTGIILGAAYMLYLYRRIAFGQQVNADAAAMPDLSARELLLLGPIAAVVLWMGVYPESFLAPMRADIALLDARLDRAAPASDANLFIGEAAPAATVEPAEGAH is encoded by the coding sequence ATGGGCGGCTTTCCCATCCTGTCCATCATGCTGCTGGTCCCGCTTGTCGGAGCCGTGGCCTGTCTGTTCGTCAATGCCGGCACGGCACGCATGGTCGCGCTGGTCGCCACGCTGATCGACCTGGCGCTCGGCATTCTGCTGTGGGCAAGCTACGACATCGGCGGCGCGCAGTGGCAATTTACCGAAAGCGCCGACCTGTTCGCCGGTTTCTCCTACGCGCTTGGCATCGATGGCATCGCGCTGATGCTGATCATGCTCAGCGTGTTCCTGATGCCGGTGTGCATCGGCGCCAGCTGGCAGGCCATTCAGAAGCGGGTGGGTGAATACATGGCGGCCTTCCTGCTGATGGAGGTGCTGATGATCGGCACCTTTGCCGCGCAGGACATCTTCCTGTTCTACATCCTGTTCGAAGCAGGCCTTATTCCGATGTACCTCATCATCGGCATCTGGGGCGGCGACAACCGGATTTACGCCGCCTACAAGTTCTTCCTCTACACCCTGATCGGCTCTGTCCTGATGCTGGTCGCCATGCTGTGGATGGTGAACGAGGCAGGCACCTCCAGCATTCCCGCGCTGATGGTCTACGATTTCGATCCGGGCGCACAGACTTGGCTGTGGCTCGCGTTCTTCGCCAGCTTTGCGGTAAAGGTCCCCATGTGGCCCGTGCATACCTGGTTGCCCGATGCGCACGTGCAGGCGCCCACCGCAGGTTCGGTAATTCTGGCGGGCGTGTTGCTGAAGCTGGGCGGTTACGGATTCATCCGTTTCAGCCTGCCGATGTTTCCCGAAGCAAGTGCCCAGTTCGCGTGGCTGATGTGGGGCCTGGCGATGGCGGCCGTGGTCATCACCAGCCTCATCGCGCTTGTGCAGCACGACATGAAGAAGCTGATTGCCTATTCCTCCGTTGCGCACATGGCGATCGTGATCATCGGCCTGTTCGCCTTCAACGTGCAAGGGCTGGAAGGCGGCATGATCATCATGCTCAGCCACGGCCTGGTTTCGGGCGCGCTGTTCCTGTGTGTGGGCGTGATCTACGACCGGCTGCATACCCGCGAGATCTCCCGCTACGGTGGTCTGGCCATCAACATGCCGAAATATGCGGTGCTGTTCCTCCTGTTCACCATGGCCAGCATCGGCCTGCCGGGGACGAGCGGCTTCGTCGGCGAGTTCCTGTCGCTCGCGGGCATTTACCAGGCAAACAGCTGGGCCGCGTTCGTAGCGACGACCGGTATCATCCTGGGTGCTGCCTACATGCTCTACCTCTACCGCCGCATCGCCTTCGGGCAGCAGGTCAACGCCGATGCCGCCGCCATGCCCGACCTTTCGGCGCGAGAGTTGCTGCTGCTCGGCCCGATTGCTGCCGTCGTGCTGTGGATGGGCGTCTATCCCGAAAGTTTCCTTGCCCCGATGCGTGCCGATATCGCCCTGCTCGACGCCCGGCTTGACCGTGCCGCACCCGCCAGCGACGCCAACCTCTTCATCGGAGAAGCTGCGCCAGCCGCCACGGTCGAGCCTGCCGAGGGAGCGCACTGA